One genomic window of Acomys russatus chromosome 29, mAcoRus1.1, whole genome shotgun sequence includes the following:
- the Tmem201 gene encoding transmembrane protein 201 — MEGVSALLASYPTAGLAGGLGITACAAAGVLLYRIARRRKPTHTVVNCWFCNHDTLVPYGNRNCWDCPHCEQYNGFQENGDYNKPIPAQYMEHLNHVSSVPSPRDPAQPQQWVSSQVLLCRRCSHHQTTKIKQLAAFTPREEGRYDEEIEVYRHHLEQMYKLCRPCQAAVEYYIKHQNRQLRALLLSHQLRRREADQAHGQSFSSSAVKAPLQVILLRALAFLACAFLLSTTLYGPSEPFTPGAALPPALPPGGNSSAASDNTTTQAEGWQQLLGLLPEHATEKLHEAWAFGQSHQTGIVAMGLLTCLLAMLLAGRIRLRRIDAFSTCLWAVLLGLHLTEQYLQAASPSWLDTLKFSTTSLCCLVGFTAAVATRKTTGSRRFRPRRYFSGDAASLFPSSPSLAMPCPSITTSPASMFVPTPPGFLPLTKRQLFRSSRRVSPSSLPGRLSRALSLGTIPSLTQTDSGYLFSGSRPPSRVSPPGEVSLSDYFSLLSGSFPSSPLPSPAPSVASSMASSSGSLRHRRPLISPARLNLKGQKLLLFSPSGEAPNTPSSSEEHSPPNGSLFLEPSQLPQRNRTRDTKHTTDMRSMLTIDSGHSIKKEDDSSQSSTCVVDTTTKGCSEETSLWKARVGPSLVQGLLALSLAANALFTSAYLYQSLR; from the exons ATGGAGGGAGTGAGCGCGCTGCTGGCCAGCTACCCCACCGCCGGCCTGGCGGGCGGCCTGGGGATCACGGCGTGCGCTGCCGCCGGCGTGCTGCTCTACCGGATCGCGCGGAG GAGGAAGCCAACGCATACAGTGGTCAACTGCTGGTTCTGCAACCACGATACACTGGTGCCCTATGGGAACCGCAACTGCTGGGACTGCCCCCACTGTGAGCAGTACAACGGCTTCCAAGAG AATGGTGACTATAACAAGCCCATCCCAGCACAGTACATGGAGCACCTGAACCACGTGAGCAGTGTGCCCAGTCCCCGTGACCCTGCACAGCCGCAGCAGTGGGTGAGCAGCCAGGTCCTGCTGTGCCGGAGGTGCAGCCACCACCAGACCACCAAGATCAAGCAGCTGGCTGCTTTCACACCACGTGAGGAG ggccgGTATGATGAGGAGATCGAGGTGTACCGCCACCACTTGGAGCAGATGTATAAGCTGTGCCGCCCCTGCCAGGCCGCTGTTGAGTACTACATCAAGCACCAGAACCGCCAGCTGCGGGCCCTGCTTCTCAGCCACCAGCTGCGGCGTCGGGAGGCTGACCAGGCCCATGGGCAG agCTTCAGTTCCTCGGCAGTGAAGGCTCCACTCCAGGTCATCCTGCTCCGTGCCCTGGCCTTCCTGGCCTGTGCCTTCTTGCTGTCCACTACACTGTATGGCCCCAGCGAACCCTTCACCCCAGGggctgccctgcccccagccctaCCTCCTGGGGGCAACAGTTCTGCTGCCTCAGACAACACCACTACTCAAGCAGAGGGCTGGCAGCAGCTGCTGGGCCTGTTGCCTGAGCATGCCACAGAGAAGCTACATGAAGCCTGGGCCTTTGGGCAAAGCCACCAGACCGGCATTGTGGCCATGGGCCTGCTCACCTGCCTCCTGGCCATGCTGCTCGCTGGCCGTATCAG GCTCCGCCGGATTGATGCCTTCTCTACCTGTCTCTGGGCCGTGCTGCTGGGGCTGCACCTGACAGAGCAGTATCTTCAGGCTGCCTCGCCCAGCTGGCTAGACACACTCAAGTTCAGTACCACGTCCCTGTGCTGCCTGGTGGGCTTCACTGCTGCTGTGGCTACAAGGAAAACGACAGGCTCACGGAGATTCCGGCCCCGAAG GTACTTCTCAGGAGACGCTGCCAGCCTTTTCCCTTCCAGCCCCAGCCTGGCCATGCCCTGCCCAAGCATCACAACCTCGCCAGCATCCATGTTTGTCCCCACTCCACCCGGCTTCCTGCCTCTCACCAAGCGGCAGCTCTTCCGCTCTTCCCGCCGGGTCTCGCCCTCCTCGCTGCCAGGCCGTCTCAGTCGTGCCCTCTCCCTGGGAACCATACCTTCTCTGACCCAGACAG ACTCAGGATACCTGTTCAGCGGGAGCCGCCCACCGTCTCGGGTATCTCCACCCGGAGAGGTTTCTCTTTCAG ATTACTTTTCTCTGCTGTCGGGcagcttcccctcctcccctctcccttccccagcaccTTCTGTGGCCAGCTCCATGGCCTCCAGCTCTGGGTCATTGCGCCACCGCAGGCCCCTCATCAGCCCTGCCCGGCTCAACCTGAAAGGGCAGAAACTACTGCTCTTCTCACCCTCTGGGGAAGCACCGAATACCCCCAGCAGCTCGGAAGAACACTCACCACCCAATGGCAGCCTCTTCCTTGAGCCTTCCCAGCTCCCCCAGAGGAACCGCACTCGGGACACAAAGCACACCACTG ATATGAGGTCGATGCTGACAATAGACAGCGGCCACTCCATCAAGAAAGAGGATGACTCGTCCCAGTCTTCCACCTGTGTGGTAGACACCACCACCAAAGGGTGCTCAGAGGAGACCTCTCTCTGGAAAG CTCGTGTGGGCCCCTCCCTGGTCCAGGGCCTCCTGGCTTTGAGTTTGGCTGCCAATGCACTCTTCACCTCAGCCTACCTGTACCAGAGCCTGCGCTGA